One genomic segment of Osmia bicornis bicornis chromosome 16, iOsmBic2.1, whole genome shotgun sequence includes these proteins:
- the LOC114879730 gene encoding E3 ubiquitin-protein ligase AMFR-like yields MPMEFLDRLPIPNLRVYTAISFAVLSCSVYYAAEIIKDPAWKSNHTYVDTETESPTGDVESDPRNFAIHFKELLECMLDEPICIWTLINMAYCVLILLGKTIQKLVFGELRASERQHLKDKFWNFVFYKFIFVFGVLNVQYLDEVVLWWAWFTVLGFLSLLSQLCKDRFEYLSFSPTTPGWSHARLLGLLATILALSSFMLLLCTAAAFFFVSFNTFVFTAAECILLGVRTVHVMVRYIIHLYDTRGAGTSSQRSWDKRGPLTYYTDLAAELIVLAIDFLHHIHMLLWSNIFLSMASLVICMQLRYLFYEIQRKITKHRNYLAVLNHMEQNYPMATQEELADNSDNCAICWEKMETARKLPCGHLFHNSCLQSWLEQDTSCPTCRLALNMQPNHRENTQELPNEPQTPARRNENHFFHFDGSRYVSWLPSFSVEVSHNRLRGNISTIAHNNSQMDTMIRQVQQLFPHFPRNLIVEDLRMTRSVEWTVENILDGVLISPHHLIEEPQSESVPQIHTNITEISASLNTASTPLPSDPRFDIPLADSGEEPSNIGGRFSKSSSEREQILQRRKAHMRLAARRRYFEKRRKKHEAEQRISDTTS; encoded by the exons ATGCCGATGGAATTTTTGGATCGACTTCCAATCCCGAATCTTCGGGTATACACGGCGATCAGTTTCGCCGTGTTATCCTGTTCGGTTTACTATGCCGCTGAAATCATCAAGGATCCAGCGTGGAAAAGTAATCACACTTATGTGGATACCGAAACTGAATCGCCTACGGGCGACGTGGAATCCGATCCAAGGAATTTCGCGATACATTTCAAGGAGCTGCTCGAGTGTATGCTCGACGAACCCATTTGTATTTGG ACACTTATCAACATGGCGTATTGCGTGTTGATCCTGCTGGGTAAAACGATCCAGAAATTGGTGTTTGGAGAACTCCGTGCCTCCGAGAGGCAACATCTAAAAGACAAATTCTGGAACTTTGTCTTTTACAAATTCATCTTCGTGTTCGGTGTGTTGAACGTACAGTACCTGGACGAGGTGGTTCTATGGTGGGCTTGGTTCACCGTACTTGGCTTCCTAAGTCTGCTCAGTCAGCTTTGCAAGGATCGATTTGAATAC TTATCCTTTTCACCAACAACCCCTGGCTGGAGTCATGCAAGACTTCTAGGACTTCTTGCTACAATTCTTGCGTTATCCTCCTTTATGTTGCTATTATGTACAGCTGCAgccttcttcttcgtctcttTCAATACTTTTGTCTTCACAGCAGCCGAG TGCATTCTGCTAGGCGTCAGAACAGTACATGTAATGGTGAGATACATTATTCATTTGTATGACACCAGAGGAGCTGGAACTTCCTCGCAACGTTCTTGGGACAAGAGAGGTCCTTTGACGTACTATACAGATCTAGCAGCGGAGCTAATAGTACTTGCTATAGATTTCCTTCATCATATCCATATGCTGCTTTGGAGTAATATCTTCCTGAGTATGGCCTCTCTTGTTATTTGTATGCAACTTAGATACCTTTTCTACGAAATACAAAGGAAGATTACCAAACACAGGAATTATCTTGCCGTGTTAAACCATATGGAACAAAA TTATCCAATGGCAACGCAAGAGGAATTAGCAGACAACTCAGACAACTGTGCGATTTGTTGGGAAAAAATGGAAACTGCTCGAAAATTACCCTGCGGTCATTTATTCCATAATTCTTGTTTACAATCCTGGTTGGAACAAGACACGTCTTGCCCAACATGCAGGCTAGCTCTAAACATGCAGCCCAATCATCGTGAGAATACACAGGAATTACCAAACGAACCACAGACACCAGctagaagaaatgaaaatcatttctttcatttcgaCGGTTCGCGATACGTTTCCTGGCTGCCGAGCTTTTCTGTCGAGGTCTCTCACAATAGACTGCGTGGAAATATTTCTACCATTGCGCACAACAACTCGCAAATGGATACCATGATTAGACAG GTGCAACAGCTCTTTCCACATTTCCCACGCAATCTAATTGTAGAAGACCTCAGGATGACAAGATCAGTGGAATGGACTGTTGAGAACATTCTTGATGGAGTGTTGATATCGCCTCATCATTTAATCGAGGAACCACAGTCGGAATCCGTCCCTCAAATCCATACCAATATCACTGAGATCAGTGCATCGTTGAACACAGCCTCAACACCGCTACCCTCGGATCCAAGATTCGACATTCCTCTTGCTGACag CGGTGAGGAGCCTTCGAACATAGGAGGACGTTTTTCAAAATCCTCGTCAGAAAGAGAACAGATCTTGCAGCGTCGCAAGGCACACATGAGACTGGCTGCAAGGAGGAGATATTTTGAGAAACGCCGAAAAAAGCATGAAGCCGAACAACGTATTTCTGATACCACCTCTTAA